One stretch of Lemur catta isolate mLemCat1 chromosome 2, mLemCat1.pri, whole genome shotgun sequence DNA includes these proteins:
- the LOC123631796 gene encoding mamu class II histocompatibility antigen, DR alpha chain encodes MKMAISGVRVLGFFIMAALMSPQESWAVKEEHVIIQAEFYLAPEQSGEFMFDFDGDEIFHVDLDKKETVWRLEEFGRFASFEAQGALANIAVDKANLDIMTKRSNSTPNTNVPPEVTVLTNTPVEPGEPNVLICFIDKFSPPVVKVTWLRNGKPVTTGVSETVFLPREDHLFRKFHYLPFLPSAEDFYDCKVEHLGLDEPLLKHWEIDVPTPLPETTENVVCALGLVVGLVGIIAGTIFIIKGVRKGNATERRGPL; translated from the exons ATGAAAATGGCCATAAGTGGAGTCCGCGTGCTAGGATTTTTCATCATGGCTGCCCTGATGAGCCCTCAGGAATCCTGGGCTGTCAAAG AGGAACATGTGATCATCCAGGCTGAGTTCTATCTGGCCCCTGAACAATCAGGCGAGTTTATGTTTGACTTTGATGGCGATGAGATTTTCCATGTGGACCTGGACAAGAAGGAGACGGTCTGGCGGCTTGAAGAATTTGGACGATTTGCCAGCTTTGAGGCGCAGGGTGCACTGGCCAATATAGCTGTGGACAAAGCCAACCTGGACATCATGACGAAGCGCTCTAACAGCACCCCGAACACCAATG TGCCTCCAGAGGTGACTGTTCTCACAAACACCCCTGTGGAACCGGGAGAGCCCAACGTCCTCATCTGTTTCATTGACAAGTTCTCCCCACCGGTGGTCAAGGTCACATGGCTTCGAAACGGCAAACCTGTCACCACAGGAGTGTCAGAGACAGTCTTCCTGCCCAGGGAAGATCACCTTTTCCGCAAGTTCCACTATCTGCCCTTCCTGCCCTCAGCTGAGGACTTCTATGATTGCAAAGTGGAGCACTTGGGCTTGGATGAGCCTCTTCTCAAGCACTGGG AGATTGATGTGCCAACCCCCCTCCCAGAGACTACAGAGAATGTGGTGTGCGCCCTGGGCCTGGTTGTGGGTCTGGTGGGCATCATCGCTGGCACCATCTTCATCATCAAGGGTGTGCGCAAAGGCAATGCCACAGAGCGCCGGGGCCCTCTGTGA